The Erythrobacter sp. JK5 genome includes a region encoding these proteins:
- a CDS encoding YgcG family protein — protein MRIILFASPLLLFAMASPAAAQDFPALTGRVVDAAEILPADAEDRLTAQLETLETQTQAQFVIATVPTLEGYAIEDYGYRLGREWAIGDAERNDGVILLVAPVEREVRIEVGYGLEGVLTDALSKIIIENDILPEFRRGEYASGIEAGAQAIVIQLGLPEEEALARARAASEQSELEPSQIVFIVVMFVLVTLFPILFFLVPFVIFLVFFPRRYKKWKKEGGKGSIFVGGSSRSYGGFSSGGSSFSGGGGSFGGGGASGSW, from the coding sequence ATGCGGATCATCCTGTTCGCCAGCCCCCTGCTGCTGTTTGCGATGGCTTCCCCAGCGGCCGCGCAGGATTTCCCTGCGCTCACCGGCCGTGTGGTCGATGCCGCGGAAATCCTCCCGGCCGACGCCGAAGACCGGCTGACCGCGCAACTCGAAACGCTCGAAACCCAGACGCAGGCGCAATTCGTCATTGCCACCGTGCCGACCCTCGAAGGCTACGCGATCGAGGATTACGGGTACCGGCTGGGCCGCGAATGGGCGATCGGCGACGCGGAGCGCAACGACGGTGTGATCCTGCTGGTCGCTCCGGTTGAGCGCGAGGTCCGGATCGAGGTCGGTTACGGGCTCGAAGGCGTGCTCACCGACGCGCTGAGCAAGATCATCATCGAAAACGACATTCTCCCCGAATTTCGCCGCGGAGAATATGCAAGCGGGATCGAGGCGGGAGCGCAGGCGATCGTCATCCAGCTCGGCCTGCCGGAAGAGGAAGCACTCGCCCGCGCCCGCGCCGCTAGCGAGCAGAGCGAACTCGAGCCCTCCCAGATCGTGTTCATCGTGGTGATGTTCGTGCTGGTCACGCTGTTCCCGATCCTGTTCTTCCTCGTGCCGTTCGTCATCTTCCTTGTTTTCTTTCCCAGGCGGTACAAGAAATGGAAGAAGGAGGGCGGCAAGGGATCGATCTTCGTAGGAGGCTCGTCGCGCTCCTATGGCGGCTTTTCGAGCGGCGGCAGCAGCTTTTCGGGCGGCGGCGGATCGTTCGGCGGCGGCGGCGCGAGTGGGAGTTGGTGA
- a CDS encoding YgcG family protein, with the protein MRRVLRLMALVALALAAPLAAQPEFPELTGRVVDNADIISPEIEAQLTAKLEALETQTQRQLVIATVPDLQGYDIADYGYQLGREWALGDAERNDGALLLVAPTERKVRIEVGYGLEGYLTDALSALIIQNQILPRFRNEDMPGGIVAGADAIIAQLQLPPDEAARIAQQAAAQRQSASEDGGLPVGGLIWLGFIFFFFLLPILRARGRRRRYRARGKGPWGKRRDDDDDDDHDGWGRTAGDVILWEVGSAIARGAFSGGGSGGGGFGGGFSGGGGSFGGGGASGGW; encoded by the coding sequence ATGCGGAGAGTGCTCAGGCTGATGGCGCTGGTGGCGCTGGCGCTGGCCGCCCCGCTCGCCGCGCAGCCGGAATTTCCCGAGCTGACCGGGCGTGTCGTCGACAATGCCGATATCATCTCCCCCGAAATCGAGGCGCAGCTGACCGCGAAGCTCGAAGCACTCGAAACCCAGACCCAGCGCCAGCTGGTGATCGCCACCGTGCCCGACCTGCAGGGCTACGACATTGCCGATTACGGCTACCAGCTCGGGCGCGAATGGGCGCTGGGCGATGCGGAGCGCAACGATGGCGCCCTGCTGCTGGTCGCCCCGACCGAGCGCAAGGTGCGGATTGAGGTCGGATACGGTCTCGAAGGTTACCTCACGGATGCGCTCTCCGCGCTGATCATCCAGAACCAGATCCTGCCGCGATTCCGCAACGAGGATATGCCCGGCGGCATCGTCGCTGGTGCCGATGCGATCATCGCGCAGCTGCAATTGCCGCCCGACGAGGCCGCGCGGATCGCGCAGCAGGCTGCCGCGCAGCGCCAGAGCGCCAGCGAGGACGGCGGCCTTCCCGTCGGCGGGCTGATCTGGCTCGGCTTCATCTTTTTCTTCTTCCTCCTCCCGATCCTGCGCGCCCGCGGACGGCGGCGGAGATATCGCGCGCGCGGCAAGGGCCCGTGGGGCAAGCGCCGCGACGACGATGATGACGACGACCACGATGGCTGGGGCCGCACGGCCGGCGACGTCATCCTGTGGGAAGTCGGCAGCGCGATCGCGCGCGGCGCATTTTCCGGCGGCGGATCGGGCGGCGGCGGCTTTGGCGGCGGCTTCTCGGGCGGCGGCGGATCGTTCGGCGGCGGCGGCGCGTCGGGCGGCTGGTAG